The DNA sequence GCATGAGGAGAAAaggttgaaattgaaaaaaaatatctttaagttttttaattttgcaGTAATATAGCATCTTTTCTCAAAAGTTTTAAACTATCTGCCTTTGATAAAACTCGGTTTTTATATTAATGAATATAGTTTTTGCTTAAAGATCTCCAATGCGTATCATTCAAACAAAGTTAATTTTTAGATAccattttaaatgtagaaaatcctcttaaaattaatttacatttcAATTGTTGTGGTATTACACATTCATACAGTGCTCAGATAAACATGTGCTGTGTGATTACTGCTTTTAAACGTAACACATAATACTATTTgtacacataaacatgttaatttaaTTTGGGAACTATGAAGTTATTTTTCATAACTGCATGTATAACTTCGGATTTATCTTTTAATCAGAGATAAGTTTTGGTCAGGTGTATCTATGGAACCACCACAAGATTACACTTTTTGAATAGGGTTTTTTCTTTGAAAGATGCTTCCAATGTTTGCAGGGTGCTATGCATACAACTATGTATTCCTTTGGTTACATtattataatgtatatttcaACAAAAGCGAACGTGAGTGAAGACACATTATTAATTAGCAAATGATTCAACGAGCTGACAACTATAAATTAATAGCCAACGACGACAGTTTACATCCATTTTCAACCAAAAGAGAGGTATTTTATTCACTTTTGATATGGTAAGCTAGTTAAAAAATCAACACGCGAAACAAGCACGGAACAAGACGTATTATCAGAAATAGCAAAGATGCGGTACAAACATTTCAATCTAACCTGCCATTCTATTTTAACTGCGGACGAAACGGCCGccactcctccaactaaaaaaaTCACTTTGGGATTAGAGTCACGTGTATGAGTGCTTTACACTTGAAGCTTCTGAAAATGAAACGTTTTCAGTATATCTTGCACTATGACTTTGTTGATCCATCTTGCTAAAGGATCCCGTCCTTACCTTATTACGCTGTCATGTATCAATACATTtgcatgtaattataatgaaatgttTGTGAGAGGGTCCTTACAAAAACAGCATTATAAAGTTGTTGATATGTATGATGCCTTATATCAAAGGCACATTAAAAATGACACTTACTATTTTACCTTAAGGAACTATTTTGTATTAAGAATGATACTGGTTATAACTTATAACAGATTAGTTTACTCATATTTTATAccatattttttcaacatttatacatAACATGTAGAATAACAGATCATATATTGACAATCATGAAAAAGCCTCAAATAGGTCTGACTTTTAACCtgtagcctgctaaatttctaaaatggactggtccatcattcaatttgggcaataccatttattattggaaggggtgttcactgaaaatgtattgactaaatagcgaacagtgcagaccatgatcaacctgcacggatgtacaagctgatcttggtctgcactggtcgcaaaggcagaatcacttgccgccagcaggctaaaggttaagttatGCCAGCATACCAACTGCGTTAACATCATGTCTATTAAACATATGGCGGAATCTATTTTCAAGTGGAAGATGGATTTaagaacaaaaaaggaaaaatacgATTGTTTGAAGAATGGCCGAAAGTAGGGAATATTGCTTTTTGTTCGAAGACAGATCGACCTAAAACTACTCGACCTCCAATGCGTTATCTGTTAAGAGTAAAAAACTGGACAGGAGACATAGGAAACAAATAATTAGTAAACATCCCTTCGAATAGTAAATGGTAcagcccaaactgaatgatggaccagtctattttagaaattaagcaggccaAAGGTTAAGTAAGTATTAGGTTGGTTTGCTTTATGTATGCTTGCACTTCATAAAATAGTATTTAATTTTCTGCGTCATTCAACTTAGCTGCACTGAGTGCATGAAAAGTGCGAGTGTCGCCTTCCATTTCTCAATCTGTCGCATGATCATGCATCATCGATTCCTTTGCCACAGTGACAGTTTGTGTTCTTCTCTTTTATGATTCGAAAAGAGGGTCGTTATTAAAATTGCGAGTTTTGGTTGGATCGTCTTTTACAGATTTCTGTTGACGTAGAAAGACggatagaaaaatagaaaatgatgTCAACAAAACATGATATGCCAAATCATATGCTGACAAAGCATCAGTTGCGCTTTACATGGGGAATAGATAAGAACAATTAGTCATTCGAAAAACAGACTTTATCATTCAGAAAGATGCCATTTTGGTGTCACTCCGGTATTGAAGTAATAGTaattccgggtcgttgtatcctaggaagtagttctttgaaattttgaagttcccaatttaacgctatccctactttgacatgttaaattccaaatgtatttattgatactgcgtacattttttgtcatttctgatgtctttaacagttgttttatgtgtttttcaggactacatttctgtgtggaaggattaaaaaactaccccagactggcggccatgacagatgtcagtgggaaatttaaacatggactagatactttgatatgtagcaaaaaagttcattgtcgatggtggtgtttttctgtgatatattgactgggatagtattactcttcagaaatacagagctgtcaatactgcaattttgttgtgaaaatcacaatccatgtccaaaagtgcttgttttactatacagcaaaggagaaattgtactgggccgacaccatTTGCTTCTGATGCAAGTAATATATTTCTTCAGACACTCAACTTTAGTATTCAagccattttattttaaactattaaTGTGTTTAAAACAAAGCATTTATGCATCATAATACGGCCAGCATATACATGTACCAAATGTTACCGAGAGATATCTGTCAGAATGCACCATATAGTTGATATAAAGTCGTCTCATCATCGTTAACACGCCATTAGTAAACACTAAAATATAATATCATAAGTGATGAACTGACATTAGACGTATGCACGTAAACCAAGGTGTAATAAACCTGCCAAGCTCACGCCTAATACAATGCTGCACCAACAAATGGTACCAAGTGaaaatttaacctttaccttactaatttctgaaatgtacttgtccatcttccagtttgggCAATgacacttattattcaaaggggtgttcgactgcgaactgtgcagaccatgatcaacctgcacttACGTGAAGGCTGAtgccacaaaggcagaatcacttcccGCCAGCAGAGTAAAGGTTTAACTTTTTGTCCTTGTCTCTAATTTTCTGTTGACAGAAAAGATGACTTGCACATTTTAAACCATACTGAAAACAAGTACTCAGTACCTCGcttatactttattttatttgtttaccttttgaaaaaagaaacacaattattCCAGACTTTTCACTTTTGTAATTCAAGATGAATGAATCagacaaagaagaaaaaaaacaataaaaacgcATTTAGCGGATCAAGCAAGAACAAACTTTAAAGAAGTTCAAACGGCTATGAGATTATGGTCAAAGTAATTAATTATGTCAATTGTACAATGATTTATTGCGCCTTGCTAAATGCACCAATATGCATGAACTTCTATAAATGACATAAATCACAATTAATTCAGTAGTTACTTCGCAGTAAGCGTATATGATCTAAACTGAAGGACGCAGACGACATTGCGAACAATGCTTGTGAGTTTTCTGATTTTGGCCGTGTTTTTGGCGGTTACAGATGGAATTAAACCCCATGGGAATCATGCTTCGGCGGGAACAGGTAGTCTCAATTTATGTctgtttttgtaaatttcatgttaaCTGACTGAAGCATAAAAAGTATCAATGGACGGCTAACTTACTAACTGTATGAAATAATCATAATTTAAACATAAGTGACTTTTAATGTTTTGACTttcattttctatgtaaaaaatcgatcttaaaatataaataactactaCACAGTGAGACATGAAATAAACACGCTTGTATGTTTAACAGTACAATGCTAGGTTCAAAATACCTAACATTTGGATGTATATTCAAAAACCTAACATTTGGATGTATAAACAGTACAGTGATAGGTTCAAAATAACTAACATTTGGATGTATAAAcagtacagtccataaaataaacttgtttgtaaacatggacggatccgaATGGAAGTGGAAGAAGCATCTTATAGAAATATTACTGACGAGATCTGAAAACGCAAcgaacatatgcctgaatatatttttactacaaaaagcatcaccttgaaatgttcaacacatacacatctcgatactctatacccattgtgttaattttaaggtttgttgtgctgattaaatttgaacacagtGGTATAGAGTAttgagatgtgtatgtgttgaacacaACCTTCTGCGAACCGTCATTCCTCAACCCCTTaacacaattcaatgaaacttcacacaagtgatcagtaacaacagttgttgtgcatggtgcatgttaggttctttcaggaaaaaaatgcaaaattacgagacattttttttttttactatactacatgtatatacatagaTCCTCAATTCACATAAGTGATCAAAAAATTCTGCacaattatgggactttgttttttgttaacatactatatacatacagtctgcatatgctaTCTTGTGCGCGcttaatcttccgaacccttgcacacaatttaatgaaacttcacacaagtgatcagtaccaaccctatttgtgcatggtgcatgttacgttctttaaCATAAagattctgcagagttatggacattgttattttttctatactatatacatagagtctatatacatacagttcacataattatgcaatcttgtgtgcgtcaaattgcaatgtactgtcgGGTAAATTCAtcatctttagtgatagctctagttttcacCGGTTCTATACCGATACTCTTATACACTTTCAACTGAcgcattttcatatattttacctGGCGTGTGTAAGCTTTATTTGGACGATCTTGTCTCAGTTAACTCCATATTTATACGTTAAATAGAACTTTTTGGGATATTTCAAACAAGTGGTTTGTATGAACATGTAACTTACTTAAACTACGAAGTTTACATATACTTGCCACGGATTTTCTAGATTAAAATCTATACTTGgtgatattttaaatactttattaaGAAGTCGTGCTTAGCACAGCTTTAGGAAAGAAACGAATTCTATGCAAACAGGGTGTTCTTTGTACAGTTTAACATCTGCAGAGCAGACACATATGGAAATACTTACAATCATTATTTTACGGGGGATGTTTGCTGTGGGAAGGCAAATTTACTGAGAACTTTATATGTTTTGATGGGAAAGAAAATACCTGCTTATATAGAGTGGTGTTTACTCTTTTGATGTGTATTGAGCATGGATTAGACTGTCTTCTTAGAATATGTTTTAGACATTGCTTTTTCGTAATCATACTAATTTTAACCAGTGTGTGTAACCTACCGTAGCGTAACGTATTGCTCTGGATGCCTTTTGcgatattatatttaaacatttcatcTCTTTTTACAGAAGAGTTTCAAATAACATACCAGAGCACCAATGGAAATCTAGAGTGGACAATAAATGGCAATAGCGATGTCGCGAAAGCTATAAAAAATCACAAGTGGGTAAGGTTTCTTTTCAAGTTGTTTCAATGGagagaaaataaaacttacaGTCTATGAGAATTGTATTTAGAAATAAGAGGTATCTTCTAACCTTTATGATACTAGCCACATCaatgttgttttatatatatatatatatatatatatatatatatatatatatatatatatatatatatatatatatatatgattgaaaTATTATGCAGCAATAGGAAGGTATATTTCACCcataaacaagtatttttgctataGGCCACAAATAACCCCCAATAACCCCCTCTCCCATCCCCAATAGGGAGTCTAAACAATAATTTTCTGAAAGCCCCTTGTCTTTTTGATAAGATATGGACGTTGGCGTTTTTTTTCCGTAAAAGCCATTTTATTTATGACTGTTTCAAACAGGAAAGAACGATCACGTCACTgtgtccaaaatggctgccatttcatTAAATTGACAAAATTTAAATTGCCATATCTTTTTGTATGTAGTctgattttcatacttttttcgccagtttatattttttattaaactctttctaaatatatatattgtcaaatgttgaatattccccTTTAAGTGCTGTTATAGATAGaaagtttattcaaacaaaaggcaaCATGCCCATGAGTTTAcaacatgtaaataaatgcaaacataatataaatacatgaaaaacatCAGTGGTATAGACTGACATCATCATAGGGTGGAAGATTTCGCTAGTGTTTGGATATGACGGCAGCGTTTACTATTTTTGGCATTCGTATTCAATTATACATCATATCCTACTTTACGACACTTAACTAGTTTACGATAAAATGTGCAAAGTTACTTCCGTGTTTATGTTAAATGGATTTAGCTTTGGAAAATAAGCTGTTTGGTCTGCACAGAATGTCTATCATTGTAATTATATCtataatacatttaatatataCTGATTTAATATCATGCTTTATGCTAGTTGTCATCTGCATGGGCTGATGTAATAATCATAGAAAGTTTGTgagtttcattttgtgttttgggTAGGACCTAACACTAACTTCTACGTAGGACAAGATAACTCCTACCTCCTACGTAGGACCTGATTGGGCGGGCaagtgggtagaaccaccgaccttctgtaagccagccgGATGACTTATAGCAAGTCATGCGTAGAAATGAGCAAGTAATGCGTAGAAGTGAGCAAGTCATGTGTAAAAGTAAGCAAGTCATGCGTAGAAATGAGCAAGTCATGTGTAGCAGTTAATAAACAAGTCATGATAAGAAGTGAGCAAGTCATGCGTAGATGTTAGCAAGTCATGCGTAGAAGTGAGCAAGTCATGCGTAGAAGTGAGCAATTCATGCGTAGAAGTGAGCAAGTAATGCGTAAAATTGAGCAAGTGATGCGTAGAAGTGAGCAAGTAATTCGTAGAAGTGAGCAAGTCATACGTAGAAGTGAGCAAGTAATGCGTAGAAGTGAACAAGTAATGCGTAGAAGTGAGCAAGTTATACGTAGAAGCAAGCAAGTAATGCGTAAAAGTGAGCAAGTCATGCATAGGAGTTAGCAAGACATGCGTATGAGTTGGACAGTCGTAAGCAGGACTTGCTCAAATATCTGTCCTGCAACCATTGAGCTTCCAAAGAATACCCATAATGAACAGTACAAGTATGCAAAGTTGGACTCCTTAACCAAAAACAGACATGTCTACACACTTATATAAGAAAATTGACTaatgttaaaaaacatttttgttcttttcttACAGAACATAAAAACAGTTCCTTCAACAGACACAGGTTACCGGGGTTACATAATTAAACACATAGCCAAAGGCAAACCATTGCATACCTGGCAGCTCGTGAAATGTGAAAACCCAAGTTTAGAAATAGGCATCCTTGAACAAACTGCAGATATAAAGGTGGTCCGCAAGTATCTTAAGGTACTGAAGGCGGCATTGAACACGTGCACAAGGAAGGCGAAATCAAAATAACAAACAACATCTGAAAATGTATTCTTCTCAGAGATGTGAATTGCTAAGCGCTGTCCTAAACTATACTTAATGACTTTCTTATTAAATTATTGAAGCAATGCCTTCTGGATGTACACTACCATGTACGTCAATTTTTCGAATGCTAGTCATTTTCCAATCATTAAGTGTTAAAGATGTTCCAAAAAAAATgtcttcttaaatattttaataaatgaactATGAAAACAGTgacgttttattattttttctgattAACCAAAAACCCGTTAATCAGAGATTAGTTTTGAGGCAGTAGAAAGATACCATGTGTCTTCTTTTGTTCTTTTCAATCTATACAGTGTATTTTCTTgaagtgaaaaatgaaataaagtttgtAAGTATTAAATTTCAGCTGAGTTATCTATCTCATTCAGATTTAAAGGGAACTACGTAGTCCCACTGTTCTGTCTGTCTGCCTTAAATCatttaaccgcctcgatagcctagtggcaGTGCGCCCACTTTAAGTGAGTGAGGTCTTTTGTTCGATTCCAAGCCGGGTCAAACCAAACACGTAGAAAGTTGTACCAGTAGCTCACTTTTTTGGCGCTTAGCATTACAAGTGAAACTGGTTTTCCTTCAGTCACATCCAGTGGCGATACAACGCAATAAGTCCTTCAGCTAATTTCACAAGCGATCTAACATTAAACAGTGACTGAATGTTCAAAACCGGCTTCAAAATTAGAAACTTGTGAACAGTTCAACAATTTATCGGAATGGCAGCTATATGTTTCAATAACGATGTGTAATGACGGATTCTatttgatttcaaacatttgtttaaattgtatttcctgaattctgaaaaccgacTGATTGACCTTTTCCAAgtagaaataaagaataattcATGCTTATAATATACACATCTTTGACTCATTAAACTataggatttttttctgtaaagatATTTCAGCAATGTGCATTAACTCTTAAAATGGTTGCCTTCACAGGtagccattttttaaatattttttcagtggTGGACCTATTAAAGTAACTCTTTCAGTGTTATGGAAGGCTCGGcgatgatttatatatatatatatatatatatatatatatatatatatatatatatcaactacGGTAAATTTAACTAGAGTAATTGCTTTGTTTGCAAAATAAGAAAAGTTGAAATTGCATTATCTGTAATTAAAAGATTAAAGAAACTAACCCACATAATTATATGCGAAAACTAATTCtctcaaaaattcatataaagtGAGCACTCTGAAGGTGGATAGTGGTAAAAGCGTATTGACATATAAGATTTTTGTTCCTTTTGGAGGGCGGACAAAGCTAAAATTCGCTGTGTTTCGAGTAatccaagggccataatccaagagggcctggggtgatttgggtggttatcgaacttgttcgagatattatgcccaaatacattgtcatcaagtttggtgaagataggatgacaactgttcgacttagagagcggactaagttaaattggcagtttttcgagtaattcaagggccatagtcAATGAGTGCCTGGGGGCGATTTAGGCTGTTATCCTATTTTTGCCgatatattatgcccacaaacattgtcagcaagtttggtgaagatcggatgaaagctgtttaacttagagagcggacatgcttttggacgccgaccgccctcTGCggcgggtgttcacataatacgtcccgctCTTTCAGCGACGTGCGTATTATAAGCAACACGAGAAACTAGCATGGAACAAGACATATCATAAGAAGTAGCAAGGATGCGGTCGGCTGgacaataaacaaatatttcaatctaactgctataattttgttttaatagcGGATGAAGCCGCaactcctccaactaaaataaATCACTTTGGGATAAGAATAACGTGTATGAGCGTTTTACACTTGAAGCTTCTGAAAATGAAACGTTTGCTCTATATCTTGTACTATGACTTTGTTCATCCATCTTGTTATAAAGAATCCCGTCGTTACCTTATCGCGCAGTCATGTATCAATACATTTTCATGTTATTATAATGAAATGCTTGTGAGAGGGCCCTTACAAAAGAACATTATAAAGTTGTTGATATGTATGATGCCCGGTATCAAAAGCGCATTACAAATGACATTTACTATTAAACTTCAAGGAACTATCTATATTAAGATAGATAGTTGTAACTTACAACGGATTAAttcaatcatattttattgcatattttcatttcaacatttatacaCAACATCTAAAATAACAGATCATATATTGacaatcatgaaaaaaaataacattaaataggTCAGATTTTAAGTTATGCCAACATTATAGTATAGTACCAGCTGTGTCAACATCATGTAGATTAAACATATGGCGCAATCTACTTTCAAGTGAAAGatgaaataaagacaaaaaagggaaaaaacgaATGTTTGAATAATGGACGGAAGAGATATCATTTTGTGTCCGAAGTAAGACAGACCGGCTCCAATGCGTTATCTGTTAAGAATTGCGAATATTCTCCATACGGAGGGAGGCGGGAGGCAATTactcaagatgatgatgatgatgatgatgatgaatgagaAACTTAACATGGGGCATAggaaacaaataaataagtaagtaTTAGGTTGCCTTGCTTTATGTATGCCTGCAATTTGATTTTTCTGCATCATTCACTTTGCTGCACTGAGTGCATGAAAAGTGTGAATGTTACAATATAGCTGACGCCTTTCGTTTCTCAATCTGTCACATCATCTGCATTATCGATTCCTTTGCCACAGTGGCAGTTCGGGTCTTCTTTTTATGATTCGAAAAGACAATCGTTATTCAAACTGGAAGTTTTTGTTGGGTCGTCTTTTACAGACTGATGCTGATGACGTAGAAAGACGGATAGAAGAATAGAAAATGATGTCAACAAAAAAActgatactggtactgatgataaacccgaacagatgataaagtcgaccaccttggaaatattcgattgcaatcggttatttataaaattgaacacaccatctaataatTTCCACTTACAGCaacaactggtgtaaacaaaaacaaaattggtaaatattctgtataaataaatgacttacatttatttgtataaaaaatatttatttaaaattactggggaagagggtgttttttgcacatgctcactgtcgaaacaagaaggcctgacattgggtcacttttcattacttgatcaggaatgactgttgcagcattttggggaaagtttcaatataataatacgaagaaaattttgtaaatgacaaagtggtcgaatttatcatcagtcaacgttcatacaggccccattttacaaacccctttcagggcatcacttcgtgtgagtttgcttactaaatataaatttgaattatgtaaagttttcagcaaatgttaagctttattttgataccgactgttgattacaatttgcagaaataaaacagttacaggtaaaaaacctcattttctgttcgggtttatcatcagtaccagtattggCTACTTATCCCCATATGTTGACAAAGCATCAGTTGTGCTTTATATGGGGAATAGATAGAAACAGCTGGTCATTCGAAAAATAGACTTTGTAATTCAGGAAGTTCCCATTTTGCTTTTGATGCaagtaatacattaaattttcTTCAAACAATCAACTTTAGTATTCaagctattttattttaaactattaaTGTGTTTAAAACAAAGCATTTATGCATCATATTGCGgccaacatatacatgtattaaatgttaCCGAAAGATGCCTGTCATAATGCATCATTTAGTTGATATAGAGTCGTTTCGTCAGAATTAACACGCCATTaataaatactaaaatataatatCACAAGTGATGAACTGACATTAGACGTATGCACGTAAATCAAGGTGTAATAAACCTGCCCAGCTCACGCCTAATACAATGCTGCACCAACAAATGGTACCAAGTGAAAAtgtaacctttaccctgctaaatatctcaAATGGACTTTTCCATCATCCAGTTTGGGCAGTAGCACTTTttctgacagaatagcgaacagtacagaccaagatcaacctgcagttacgtgcaggctgattttggtctgcgctggtcgcaaaggcagaatcacttgccgccagcagaagGCAAAACGTTAAACTTGTTGTCCTTGCCTGTACTTTTCTGTTGACAGAAAAAAATTACTTGCACATTTAAACCGAACTGGGGAAAAATCTGTCAGTACCTCGCTCttatgttattttattgttttactattaaacaaaaacaacacaattaCTCCAGACTTTTCACTTCAAAATATGTTATTCAAGATGTTTGAATCAGACAAGGGGgagaaaaaaacaatgaaattgtATTTTGTAGATCAAGCAAGAACAAACTTTATAGAAGTTCAAACGGCTAGGAGATTATAGTCAAAACAATTAATTATGtcaattgtaaaatttatttattatttaaaagtatCAATGAACTGCTAACTTACTAACTGTTAAATTAATCATAATTTAAACATAAGCgacttttaatattttgaatttaagatTGACAGTAACATTACCTAGAAACATGCATGTGTCTCATTTGTGTCACTTTCCATTGTGTTGTTACCTAGTTTTAGAGCCACagattacttttttatttctaagCCCATTGACTTAATTGGTGACACTGTACGAAGAAAACAAGGCTTCtactttttctattctgttttagCAGCTTTTCATAACATACTGTTGACATGTCAGCTTGTTtgaataaagaacttttaaaggcatttttacTGCGATTTACAGCGATTTCGGCATTCCTTGGACATAGCAGGAAA is a window from the Mercenaria mercenaria strain notata chromosome 7, MADL_Memer_1, whole genome shotgun sequence genome containing:
- the LOC123554489 gene encoding uncharacterized protein LOC123554489, translating into MLVSFLILAVFLAVTDGIKPHGNHASAGTEEFQITYQSTNGNLEWTINGNSDVAKAIKNHKWNIKTVPSTDTGYRGYIIKHIAKGKPLHTWQLVKCENPSLEIGILEQTADIKVVRKYLKVLKAALNTCTRKAKSK